A region of the Clostridium sp. AN503 genome:
TTCAAGCCATAGCCTTCCTTCACCCGGACAAAATCCTTAAAGTGCACCATGGCGATGTCCGGGCCTAAAAGCTCTATGGCTTCCGCAAACACTTCCTCCCTGTGGTCCACATTTTCAAGATCCAACATGTTGACCGGATCAAACAGGATCTGGAGATTGTGGGAGCCGATCTCATCAAGCACCGTCCGTGCACGTTTCGCATTCCAGACAATATGGCGGGCCACCGGCTCGATCGCCAGGATCACTCCGAACTGTTCCGCACAGCGCACCACCGGCTTTAGATTCCGGATGAAACCGGACAGCGCCGCATCCGACCTGCATTCCGGGCAATACCGGTATTCTGCATTGGGAGCGCCTGTTTCAGTCCCCACCATGCCGCAGCCCAACAGGGAGGCAAACCGGATATGGGCGTAATACTTCTCCAGGGACTGGCGGATCACCCCCTGATCCGGATGGGCAAGGTTTAAATAATTCCCCAGGACAGCCACATCCATTTCATGTTGGGCAAACAGATTCTTCAGATAGTGGGCATAACCGGGCGTCAGTGCAGACGGAGTGCAGGGATATTCCTTCATTGCTTTGGAAAGAGCAAGATGGACACAGCTGTAGCCCTTTTCCTTCACTACCGGAAGCAGGTCTTCTATCGGCAGCTGTTCTGCGTCATGGAGGCGAAGCCCTAATTGCAGCATGCTCCATCCCCCTTTCCATCCTGACGGCCCCTGAGCAGCTGTTCACTGACCGCCATCATACAGGCTCCGGTCCCGTGCTGGTTGTCCGTCATCTGCGGCTCGCTTACGTAGTATTCCGTCTTTCCGCTGCGGTCCTTACGGTTGTGAGGGTCAGGCCCCTCGCCAAGTCCTGCGCTGGCGCAGATCCCGTAGAGATGCCAGCCGTCCGCTTCCTTTCTCAGATACATATCGCGGATGCCGTCCAGAACCCGGCTGCCCTGCTCCCCATAAGGATCCGGAAGCATGTGCAGGCGCGCGCCCTTCATCATCGCATATGCTGCCATCGCGCTCCCGGAGGTTTCCAGATAGTTGCCTGGGTATCCGGCCTGGTCCACTACCTGGAAAAACATATGGGCCGTCTCATCCTGATA
Encoded here:
- a CDS encoding sugar phosphate isomerase/epimerase family protein; this encodes MLQLGLRLHDAEQLPIEDLLPVVKEKGYSCVHLALSKAMKEYPCTPSALTPGYAHYLKNLFAQHEMDVAVLGNYLNLAHPDQGVIRQSLEKYYAHIRFASLLGCGMVGTETGAPNAEYRYCPECRSDAALSGFIRNLKPVVRCAEQFGVILAIEPVARHIVWNAKRARTVLDEIGSHNLQILFDPVNMLDLENVDHREEVFAEAIELLGPDIAMVHFKDFVRVKEGYGLKAVGAGTGEMDFTPVMKFIKREKPFIYGTLENTTPENAAFCGARMRELYESV